From the genome of Leucoraja erinacea ecotype New England chromosome 24, Leri_hhj_1, whole genome shotgun sequence:
CTGCCCTGTGGTTTGCAAGCGGCACACACTGCAGACACTGCAGACGTGGTGTATCAGTGCTGGGTGGGAGGTTAAggcggtggggtggggtgggtgtgaatGAAGTGGGATGTTGGACACTTTGTCGCcagcctcctctctctccctctctatgtctccctccccgGGATGAAACGGCGCCGCGAAATAAAGTGGAGTCGTCATAAAGTGGTCGCGTCATTGTTTCCAGGGTTATCATCCTCCGGAGCTtagtctcctctctcccccccaaccctccccagCCACTCTAGAAAGCTGAAGCCGCCCGCTTCCTGGCTGTTACTGGAGCAGCGAGGAGGTGATGGAGGCGACCTCTCTCTGTTTGCTCATCCTCGCCTCCCTGGCGCTCATTCAGCCCCTTCTCGCTCTCTCCAAAACAGACAAGAATAGCTTGGTCGATGCCCACAACAGGTTTCGCTCCGAGGTCCCCGATGCAACCAACATGCTGAGAATCGTAAGTGTGCTTTAACTCTATCAAAGTGACTCCAAGCCCCGTAGGAAggcactgtagatgctggtttacaccgaagatagacacaaagtgccggagtaactgagcgggtcgggcagcatctccggagaaaaaggcaatgggtgacgtttcaggtcgagacccttcttcattctgagagtcaggggagagggaatctagaggttTGAAAAGATACAAATAATATATCTCCTACCTGGCGTTTCTCCCTGTAACTAGAAAGACATTTCCTTGGTCCAGCATTTGTCTGCCCGCGTTTAAACTTTTCATAAGTTTCATTAGGCTAGCAAGTCGACtttgctattcaatcatgactgatcaatcttttcctctcaaccccattctcctgccttctccccgtaactcctgacacccgtaccaatcaagaatctgtcaatctcctttAGAGTTCAGACACTGAACTTTCTTGTGTTTATTATATTGATCACagggtactatgtttatatattccgttgtgctgctgcaagtaagaatttcgatGTTCTGTTTcgagcatatgacaataaaacactcttgatcttgaagatggacagaatgctggagtaactcaatgggtttggcagcatctctggggagaaagaataggtgaagttttgggtcgagacccttcttctgactgagaatcaggggagagggaaactagatgtgtgaaaatgtacaaagaactaacgaatgaaaggtatgaaaagaacaaatcaaagtcagcaagatggaacccacaatggtccattgttggctgtggaaaaggtgatagcgagtggatacaaacagtgaaactgaacaggacaacaatgaaactagtatgacGGCTAGGGTGGGGCAGGACAGAaatagagggaatgcaagggttacttgaaattagagaaatcataaTTCATACCGCAGGGATTatcagctgcccaaacaaaatatgaggtgcatgtTGGTTAGTTTAAGATACCCTGTGCATCCGTAGGACTGCTCAGATATAGGTCCCTACTCTCCTTCAGTTCACTGGTGTCTGAAAAAGGGACCCAAGAAgtcgcctctccattccctccacagttgctgcacgacctgttgagttactccagcactttgtgttttgttaagTTGGCTTTTCGCACATTTGTCTGTATCTGATCCCCATTAGGGTAGGgataaccgcatgggtttcctgcatgggagcctctgtaaattgtccctggtgtgtagggagtcgatgtgaaagtgggataatgtagaactaatgtggacacaaggaactgcagttgctggtttacaaaaaaatgcacACAGTGCTTGTAACTCAACGGGTAGTATCAATGAAGACCATGaacagcttttagtttagtttagagattcagcccgagtctgcgctgaccagtgatccccacacactaacaacaTCCTACACACAACACATTAaggataattttaccaagccaattaaccaaccgaCCTCtccgactttggaatgtgggaggaaactcgagctcccggggaaaacgcacacaggtcacaaggagaacgtacaaactctgtacagttagcacccgtagtcaggattgaaccagggtctctgacgctgtaaggcagcaactctactactataccaccatgccgccctgtggATGGGAAAGGCCAATGACATAGAACTAATCTGAACTAGTATGATCGATGGTGGGTGtgggttcggtgggccgaagggcctgtttccatgatgtatctttcaaGTAGTTTAATCAATATTAATTTGGTTTTGAAACATTTTCCAATGGCCGTGAACTTTCTGAAATAATGCAAATAACTTTACTGCATTTATTTAGTTGTGCATCTCCCTGAATTCAATAAATCCTTGGTTAAGGACAAAAAACAAAGTTGAAACGTAAAGATTGTAAACATCGAATACTGTGGACAACATTCATCACCTCACAATGCATAACCAACTGTTTTGCATAAAGTTATCAATTGGTCTTTCACACTGTTTGTCATGAATTAAATTTTATATCACCACATAATGTgctgtttgtaggctaattggcctctgaaaaaataaccccagtgtgtaaggagtggatgcaaaggaggaataacttagaactagtgtgaacaggtcatCAATGGCCagcagggccaaagggcctgtttccatgctgtatcttgaaactaagctAATTTCTTAGACACACAATGAACTGGTTCACATAAAAAGCCACAAACTGCtcggtagatcaggcagcatctttggagaacatggattgatgaagatttgggtggggacccttcttctgaacagGATCAagctatcaaagatagacacaaagtgttggagcaactccgcAAGTCAAGCAAGTCTGGGGAAaagagggtgatgtttcgggtcgggacccttcttcagaccactcaGATTCagacgagtctgaagaaaggtctatctttggtataaaccagcatttgcagttccttatttctacagggTTGAGCTATCATTGATCTTTCAACTCCAATGGATTTAACTCAGATTTGTCCTAACTTTAAGCAATCTATGTATAGTCGTAGAGACAgagagcacagaaactggcccttcggcccaacttgttcatgccataCCAAGATTCCCCGTTTactctagtccctcctgcctgcatttggtccatatccctctaaacttttcccatccatgtacctgtccaaatgacttttatatTTTCCATATTCTCATCCATGAATTTGCTTTCAGAAATGGGATACACACTTGGAGAAGATTGCCACAAAATATTCAAAGAAATGTGCGTGGAAACACAATCCAAACAGAGGAAGAGTTGGGGAGAACTTGTATGCAACGAATGGTGCCTTAGTCCCAGCAAAGGGAGTTGAGGACTGGTATATGGAGATCTATGATTATGACTATAACACAATGGTCTGCACTGCAGGAAAGATGTGTGGACACTATACCCAGGTAtgaattcctttttttttgtatctCAAAATGTTAACATGTCTAATTATTGCAGAGAAATTGCAATAAGAAGTTCCAGAGAATTATGGACACAGCACAGACCATCACatagaccaacctcccttccattgactacatttacacatcacactgcctcggcaaggactccagcacaatcaaggatgagtcgcaccctagccactccctctgctccctttTCCCATTGggcaaaggtatagaagtgtgaaaccgcccacttccagattcagggacagtttcttcccagcttttatcaggcaactgaaccatcctatcaacaactagagagcagtcctgtactactatctacctctttggagacccctagactatctttgatcttgCATTTGATCTTTTACTAACTTTATCTTgcattcgtctgaagaagggtctcgacatgaaagatcacccattccttctctccagagatgctgcctgtcccgctgagttactccagctttttatgtctttctTCCCTCTAATGTTtcacatcctgggaaaaaggttctgaatgtctgccCTATGCATGCCTCTCAGAATTTAATAGACTTTGGTCGtgtctccccctcaacctccaatgttccagagaaaacatttcaagtctttccaatctctccctatagctggaACCTTCTGAAACCAGGCAAGTGATGCTTTGGGAAGGTCTATTCCATTCCCTagacagttgctgcctgacctgctgagttactccagtatttgtgttttgctcgtttCAATGGTTCTGTTGACATCTCAAACAATAAGGTTTGTCTTGGAAATTATGATGAACCTATGATACTGTCATCTGTTTATAAATTGGACGTACACTTCTTGGGACATGTGTGTTGTTCAGAGGTCAGGATGTTGTTGCCTAAGAGATTCATGTAAAAGTTACATTCTAACGGTATCTCATCTCTGTTCAATTGATTAAAAATATTGTGAAATTTATGTCGTTGTTTGACACAGATGACCTAAACACCCCAGAAAACGGGCAAGTTGCACATACAGGATAACAGCCCTTTTAAACGTGTGAAGTGCATTGCTACCAAATCAATTCTGTTTCTAGGAATTATCTTCTTCCAAGTGCTGAATCTCCTGCATCCCCAAaacgtgtgggtttataggttgacagacctggatcgagtggatgtgatgtggatgtttccactagtgggagagtctaccacTAGAGGCCATtagacgtacctttggaaaggagaagaggaggaatttctttagccagagtctttggaattcattgccacagggggccaagtcaatggatattttcaaggtggGGATTGGCAGATTCCTGATTGGTATCTagccatagatcagccatgattgaatgatggagtagacctaTAACTGAAGAATTTAGGAAGGCACAAAGGGCTTGAGTAACTTGATGGGTCTGGCAGgagctctggaggaaaaggacaggtgatgtttcgggtcaggacccttcttgaatTTGAAGATCAAAGGTCGgttggacctgatgggccgaagagcatgtttccatgcagtatcttttcTTCAgtatgaagatgggtcccgatccaaaacatcacccatccttttcctccagagaagttgcctgacccgctgacctataccagcactttgtgtcgatctttggtgtaaaccagcatctgcaattccttgtttctactgctgggtttgtagattaattggcttctgctaaATTGCCCCaagcatgtagggagtggatgagaaagtgggataacatagcacgAGTGTGAACGggccaatggttggcatggactcggtgggctgaagggcctgtttccatgctgtatctttcaatcaatattgCATTACAGAGGTATGAGGAGAATCTTAGACCTTTCAGCCCTGAAGAGAGGTTGTCTATAGATACTCTCCTTGAAGaatgaaataattaaatacaGATCCAAAATCAGTTTTACCGGCAACCGGTGGTCTGgcccctcctttaatccggacaaaattacgagagcgcacttgaaatcgaCTTTACGGGCCGGTATCTCGTGATCaaagccgtgacctctgttggtccggcaaatcaaggaaggctctggaaccaagggtgccggaaaaccgATGGTGGACCTGTGTAGCTGGCACAATGGAGCAGATAAATGAGTTGATGCCTCACATGCCATCAACCTCTGTTCAATCCGATCTCTGGTTGCTGTTTGTTACGTTTATAGGTTCTCCCCTGTATGGGATTCTCGTGATCAAAgccgtgacccccccccccccccccccccatatccctcccccccccccccccccccataagatGCACAGATTGGATAATCGGCAGTATAATCatttggtgtgtagggagtgggaattTGGGGAGAGTTAAGGAATAAAACTGGATAGTGCAGTTGGTCTGTGATTGATTATTTAAAAGATACAGTGTATAAACAGGCCcatcgccccaccgagtccacgccgactgtaGATCAACCATTCTCGCCAGTgataaggtcatgaggaatagacgtagaattaggccattcagtccatcaagtctactccgctattcaatcatggctgatctatctctccctctaaccccattctcctgccttctccccatgacctctgacacctgtactaatcaagaatctataaatctctgccttaaaaatatccactgacttagccttccatggcaaagaattccacagattcaccacgctctgactgaaaacatttttcctcatctcctccctaaaaaaatgtcctttaattctgaggttatgaactctggtcctagactctcccactagtggaaacatcctctccacatcgactccatccaagtcGTTCACTATTTTTGTTCTACGTtattccacttcctcatccacttcctgcacacggggggacaatttagagaccaattaactgaaaaaccagcacatctttgggatgtgagagtaaaccgaagcatccagaggaaacatcGCATGGTGacagggcgaatgtgcaaactccacatagacagcatccgaggtcaggatcgaacccgggtcttgggtattgtgaggcagctgctctaccaactgtgccactgtgcttaaTCTTAATCTCAGACTTCATCAAATTTTTGACGTATTTACAGCCAAATTTCAGTAATTGTGTGTTCTGCTTCACTAAATGTTCAAGTTCTCATTCATTTTGTTATTTTACAGGTGGTATGGGCAACTACTGAAAAAGTGGGCTGCAATGTTAACTTCTGTGATAAGCTGCATGGCCTGGATAATAAAAATCTCACTATTCTGGTATGCAACTATTCACCTCCGTAAGTACAAAATGTCGCTGAAATTCTTGAACGTAATTTGGAATTGCTAGCCTAAACTAGGATATGCTCTAGACTAAAATACAGCAGACACTTGTTAtaatggacctctttataacggaaTTTGGTTATGGCGGACGGACCTGCCAACACTTTCCCCATCCCACATCGTCTCCCCGGCTGCCCAAACCACCCTTGGCACGCTCCGCTTCCAGGTCAGATCTCCTGCCGCTACCTCCAGCCCACACAGCTTCCTCGGCCGCTTCCAGGCCTCGCCCATTGTCATCGCCGACCCTCACCTGGTCTCCGGCTGCCCGTGGGCCGCAACCATTGACTCCGCCGATcctcgcctctccaccggccGCCAGCAGGCCAGAGCCGTCAACTCACcgggattccaggcccagttccagaccgtgagtctgaagaagggtctccacccaaagtgtcacctgtccatgttctccagagctgctgcctgacccgctctgttactccggcactttgtggcctttcgtgtgttaaccagcaactgccgttgtttgtttctactacattaatttagtttagattagggatacatcgcggaaacgggccctttgacccaccgggtccgcaccgaccagtgatccccgcacattaacacacattaggtacaatttacatttatagcaagccatttaacctacaaacctgtatgtctttggaacgtgggaggaaactgaagacctcggagaaaacccacgcagatcacggggagaacgtacaaacattatACAGAGATTCGGGATCGAACTTGaatctttggcgctgcaagcgctgtaaggcagcaactctaccgctgcaccaccgtgctgccctatgcaATGCAATGTTTTAATTATACAATGAAACTCTATTATTCAGTTAGAGAGAACAATcgacaataacggacaccatttcCCTCCCAAGACCCATTATAaatagttcaagaaggaactgtagatgctggaagatcgaaggtacacaaaattgctggagaaactcagcgggtgcaacagcatctatggagcgaagaaaataggtgacgtttcgggccgaaacccttcttctgaagaagggtttcggcccgaaacgtcgcctattttcttcgctccatagatgctgttgcacccgctgagcttctccagcaattttgtgtaccttccattataAATAGGGTTTACTGTGTAACGTATATGGCATTGttgcattttttatttaatttatccaTCTTAAATTCTAGAATATGGAGTTATGGCGCCACAATTGATCTTATTGCATTGCAAAAATCCCAtgtttaaaaaagtgtttttgccTCATTGTAGAATTCTAATTACTGGACTCAGACTTTTGCATAATATTTCCATCTCCAGGGGTAATGTGGTTGGTGTGAAACCGTTTAAGAAAGGTGCTTCCTGCAGTGAATGTCCATCTGGATATAAGTGTGTCGATAAACTTTGCAGTGAGTATGCTTTTGCAATCTAATTGGAATCAAATCTATTCTGAGTAATACACAAAATGctcggaactcagcgggtcaggcagcagctctggagaacatggataggtgatgtttcagttcgggacccatcttcaatcccgaccagaaacgtcatctatcacgggttattgataggggactatcagccatgatcacaatgaatggcggtgctggctcgaagagccgaatggcctcctcctgcacctattttctatgtttctatgtttctatgttacccatgttctccagggatgctgtctggtccactgagttactccagcatcgtaAAATTCTCAATgcaagatatggattatgtataaagacataaagtgctggagtaacttagccgatcagacagtatctctggagaacatggttggtgatgttttgggtcgggaaccttcttcagtctcaacccgaaatgtcacgtacccatgttttccagagatgctgcctgacccgctgagttactccagcactttacgccttttttttggtaaacctgcatcagcagtgctttgtgtctacatacaatggcttgcaaaagtattcataccccttgaacttttccacattttgtcacgttacaaccacaaacgtaaatgtattttattgagattttatgtgatagaccaacacaaagtggtgcataattgtgaagttgaaggacaatgatacatggttttcaaatttttttacaaataaaaaactgaaaagtgtggtgtgcaaaagtattcagccccctttactctgatacccctaaataaaatccagtgcaaccaattgccttcagaagtcacctaattagtaaatagagtccacttgtgtgtaatctaatctcagtataaatacagctgttctgtgaaggcctcagaggtttgttagagaacattagtgaacaaacagcatcatgaagcccaaggaacacaccagacaggtcagggataaagttgtggagaagtttaaagcagggttaggttataaaaaaaaatcccaagctttgaacatctcacagagcactgttcaatccatcatccgtaaacggaaagagtatggcacaactgcaaacctaccaagacatggccgtccacctaaactgacaggccgggcaaggagagcattgatcagagaagcagccaagagtcccatggtaactctggaggagctgcagagatccgcagctcaggtgggagaatctgtccacaggacaactattagtcgtgcactccacaaattgggcctttatggaagagtggcaagaagaaagccattgttgaaaaaaacccatcagaagtcccgtttgcagtttgccacaagccatgtgggggacacagcaaacatgtggaggaaggtgctctggtcagatgagaccaaaattgaagtttttggcctaaatgcaaaacgctatgtgtggtggaaaactaacactgcacatcaccctgaacacaccaaccccactgtgaaacatgatggtggcagcatcatgctgtggggatgcttttcttcagcagggacagggaagctggtcagagttgatgggaagatggatggagccaaatacagggcaatcttggaagaaaacctgttagagtctgcaaaagacttgagactgggacggaggttcaccttccagcaggacaacgaccctaaacatacagccagagctacaatggaatggtttagatgaaagcatattcatgtgttagaatagcccagtcaaagtccagacctaaatccaattgagaatctctggcaagacttgaaaattgctgttcacagacgctctccatccaatctgactgagcttgagctattttgcaaagaagaatgggcaaaaatttcagtctctagatgtgcaaagctggtagagacatacctcaaaagacttgcagctgtaattgcagcgaaaggtggttctacaaagtattgactcggggggctgaatacttttgcacgccacacttttcagttttttatttgtaaaataatttgaaaaccatgtatcattttccttcaacttcacaattatgcaccactttgtgttggtctatcacataaaatcccaataaaatacatttacgtttgtggttgtaacgtgacaaaatgtggaaaagttcaaggggtatgaaaacttttgcaagccactgtatggatTGTATAATCAGGCGGAGGATGGAAACACAAGATCTTTGAATATCTTCCATGTTCATTTCATGGTATCCCGCAAATTACATATGGACACAGAATAACACAGGCATTGTATTCAACTAGTGGAAAGTGAATATATAAAGGCAACGTTTATCCAATATTTGTTCTTTGATGCATGCATAACTATTTAGCACCCTAAATCTTCATGCTGTGCAGCAGCATGGGGTGGTTTAAGCTAATCTTGACTTGTACACTGAATACCTAACTCACATAGACAATTGTTTCCCAACCACTATATACTGTACATCATCCTGGCCTCCCATCTTCTTTCCGAGCTGGTTACGCTTCCTAAGAAGTACTTAACTGAtaggacctgctgagttcctccagcactttgtgttttgttcaagatcccagcatctgcagtttcttgtactcCACATGGTAATGTTACTTAGTGTACCAGCGCTACAAATGTGAGCAGCTTTTCGATTGGATTTAAAGATTCGTGGATGCTGAATTTATTCCTATTTGGCATTCAAAGTACGCGCACAAATTAATagcatgattcagattcagattcagattcaattttaattgtcattgtcagtgtacagtacagagacaacgaaatgcatttagtatctccctggaagagcgacatagcaaatgatttgaataaataataataagtgtccgggggggggtggtgattggtagtcaccgaggtacgttgtttagtagagtgacagccgccgggaagaagctgttcctcgacctgctggttcggcaacggagagacctgtagcgcctcctggatggtaggagggtaaacagttcatggttgggatgagagcagtccttggtgatgctgagtgccctccgcagacaacgcttgctttggacagactcaatggaggggagcgtggaaccggtgatgcgttgggcaattttcaccaccctctgcatgagtTGCAGCAGTTCTGTTTTGGTGAGGACAGTGTGAGTGCAGGGATCACGACAGTGTAGGTAAGTTGTACCATCAATCGACAGGCTGTGTTCATGGGCACTACTGTAATTTTGTTACACCATGATCTGATTAATATCCGAGCGCGTCGGAGCAAGCATTAGATCAAAGAGAGACCCTCACCAGCAACATAGAAAGCAGTCACCAAGTTGGTTTCAACTATGTTACCAGGCttgtgaatggtccttccataagctagggtactgtctaattcacctctaccccattgaggacattggactttgtctctggaactggtgcgccacaatgctgagaactacagtaTATTCTACGCTTTtattcttcccctttgctctatttattgtgagtttgaactgattgtatcaatGTGAGTTTGATCTGATATATATCTGAAGACTGACGAagagtctcaaaccaaaacgtcacctatgcacatcctccagggttgctgcctgacccatt
Proteins encoded in this window:
- the LOC129708675 gene encoding peptidase inhibitor 16-like isoform X4, giving the protein MEATSLCLLILASLALIQPLLALSKTDKNSLVDAHNRFRSEVPDATNMLRIKWDTHLEKIATKYSKKCAWKHNPNRGRVGENLYATNGALVPAKGVEDWYMEIYDYDYNTMVCTAGKMCGHYTQVVWATTEKVGCNVNFCDKLHGLDNKNLTILVCNYSPPGNVVGVKPFKKGASCSECPSGYKCVDKLCTSNSSPEGTELPQSTTSGTQTSTTGSVAGSASGETTSAAGSQGEATPKPSGITPLCYNFVSTLVILVIAYFV
- the LOC129708675 gene encoding peptidase inhibitor 16-like isoform X1 → MEATSLCLLILASLALIQPLLALSKTDKNSLVDAHNRFRSEVPDATNMLRIKWDTHLEKIATKYSKKCAWKHNPNRGRVGENLYATNGALVPAKGVEDWYMEIYDYDYNTMVCTAGKMCGHYTQVVWATTEKVGCNVNFCDKLHGLDNKNLTILVCNYSPPGNVVGVKPFKKGASCSECPSGYKCVDKLCTSNSSPEGTELPQSTTSGSNETDKTTQGTQTSTTGSVAGSASGETTSAAGSQGEATPKPSGITPLCYNFVSTLVILVIAYFV
- the LOC129708675 gene encoding peptidase inhibitor 16-like isoform X2, which gives rise to MEATSLCLLILASLALIQPLLALSKTDKNSLVDAHNRFRSEVPDATNMLRIKWDTHLEKIATKYSKKCAWKHNPNRGRVGENLYATNGALVPAKGVEDWYMEIYDYDYNTMVCTAGKMCGHYTQVVWATTEKVGCNVNFCDKLHGLDNKNLTILVCNYSPPGNVVGVKPFKKGASCSECPSGYKCVDKLCTSNSSPEGTELPQSTTSGSNETDKTTQGTQTSTTGSVAGSASGETTSAGSQGEATPKPSGITPLCYNFVSTLVILVIAYFV
- the LOC129708675 gene encoding peptidase inhibitor 16-like isoform X3, which produces MEATSLCLLILASLALIQPLLALSKTDKNSLVDAHNRFRSEVPDATNMLRIKWDTHLEKIATKYSKKCAWKHNPNRGRVGENLYATNGALVPAKGVEDWYMEIYDYDYNTMVCTAGKMCGHYTQVVWATTEKVGCNVNFCDKLHGLDNKNLTILVCNYSPPGNVVGVKPFKKGASCSECPSGYKCVDKLCSTELPQSTTSGSNETDKTTQGTQTSTTGSVAGSASGETTSAAGSQGEATPKPSGITPLCYNFVSTLVILVIAYFV
- the LOC129708675 gene encoding peptidase inhibitor 16-like isoform X8 — translated: MEATSLCLLILASLALIQPLLALSKTDKNSLVDAHNRFRSEVPDATNMLRIKWDTHLEKIATKYSKKCAWKHNPNRGRVGENLYATNGALVPAKGVEDWYMEIYDYDYNTMVCTAGKMCGHYTQVVWATTEKVGCNVNFCDKLHGLDNKNLTILVCNYSPPGNVVGVKPFKKGASCSECPSGYKCVDKLCTGSASGETTSAGSQGEATPKPSGITPLCYNFVSTLVILVIAYFV
- the LOC129708675 gene encoding peptidase inhibitor 16-like isoform X10, whose amino-acid sequence is MEATSLCLLILASLALIQPLLALSKTDKNSLVDAHNRFRSEVPDATNMLRIKWDTHLEKIATKYSKKCAWKHNPNRGRVGENLYATNGALVPAKGVEDWYMEIYDYDYNTMVCTAGKMCGHYTQVVWATTEKVGCNVNFCDKLHGLDNKNLTILVCNYSPPGNVVGVKPFKKGASCSECPSGYKCVDKLCTGSQGEATPKPSGITPLCYNFVSTLVILVIAYFV
- the LOC129708675 gene encoding peptidase inhibitor 16-like isoform X9, whose translation is MEATSLCLLILASLALIQPLLALSKTDKNSLVDAHNRFRSEVPDATNMLRIKWDTHLEKIATKYSKKCAWKHNPNRGRVGENLYATNGALVPAKGVEDWYMEIYDYDYNTMVCTAGKMCGHYTQVVWATTEKVGCNVNFCDKLHGLDNKNLTILVCNYSPPGNVVGVKPFKKGASCSECPSGYKCVDKLCSTELPQSTTSGTQTSTTGSVGENAASCYILLKPP
- the LOC129708675 gene encoding peptidase inhibitor 16-like isoform X7 yields the protein MEATSLCLLILASLALIQPLLALSKTDKNSLVDAHNRFRSEVPDATNMLRIKWDTHLEKIATKYSKKCAWKHNPNRGRVGENLYATNGALVPAKGVEDWYMEIYDYDYNTMVCTAGKMCGHYTQVVWATTEKVGCNVNFCDKLHGLDNKNLTILVCNYSPPGNVVGVKPFKKGASCSECPSGYKCVDKLCTGSASGETTSAAGSQGEATPKPSGITPLCYNFVSTLVILVIAYFV
- the LOC129708675 gene encoding peptidase inhibitor 16-like isoform X5, which codes for MEATSLCLLILASLALIQPLLALSKTDKNSLVDAHNRFRSEVPDATNMLRIKWDTHLEKIATKYSKKCAWKHNPNRGRVGENLYATNGALVPAKGVEDWYMEIYDYDYNTMVCTAGKMCGHYTQVVWATTEKVGCNVNFCDKLHGLDNKNLTILVCNYSPPGNVVGVKPFKKGASCSECPSGYKCVDKLCSTELPQSTTSGTQTSTTGSVAGSASGETTSAAGSQGEATPKPSGITPLCYNFVSTLVILVIAYFV
- the LOC129708675 gene encoding peptidase inhibitor 16-like isoform X6, whose translation is MEATSLCLLILASLALIQPLLALSKTDKNSLVDAHNRFRSEVPDATNMLRIKWDTHLEKIATKYSKKCAWKHNPNRGRVGENLYATNGALVPAKGVEDWYMEIYDYDYNTMVCTAGKMCGHYTQVVWATTEKVGCNVNFCDKLHGLDNKNLTILVCNYSPPGNVVGVKPFKKGASCSECPSGYKCVDKLCSTQTSTTGSVAGSASGETTSAAGSQGEATPKPSGITPLCYNFVSTLVILVIAYFV